The Aythya fuligula isolate bAytFul2 chromosome 2, bAytFul2.pri, whole genome shotgun sequence genome contains a region encoding:
- the RIDA gene encoding 2-iminobutanoate/2-iminopropanoate deaminase, with the protein MASLVKKIISTAKAPAAMGPYSQAVLVDRTMYIAGQIGIEPSSGQLVSGGAKEEAKQALKNMGEILKAAGCDYGNVVKTTVLMADMKDFNDINDIYKQFFKSNFPARAAYQVAALPKGARVEIEAIAIQGPIQDVSASL; encoded by the exons ATGGCGAGTCTGgtgaagaaaataatcagtACTGCCAAGGCTCCCGCTGCGATGGGTCCCTACAG ccAAGCGGTGCTTGTAGACCGGACCATGTACATTGCAGGACAGATTGGTATAGAGCCTTCCAGTGGGCAGCTTGTCTCCGGAGGTGCAAAGGAAGAAGCTAAGCAG GCTCTAAAGAACATGGGAGAAATCCTGAAAGCTGCAGGCTGTGACTATGGCAATG TTGTGAAGACTACGGTTTTGATGGCAGACATGAAGGACTTCAATGATATTAACGATATTTACAAACAAt TCTTCAAGTCCAATTTCCCAGCCAGAGCAGCCTATCAAGTTGCTGCTTTGCCAAAA GGTGCCCGAGTTGAGATTGAAGCTATTGCCATCCAAGGACCCATCCAGGATGTTTCAGCCTCCCTATAA